In the genome of Pseudorca crassidens isolate mPseCra1 chromosome 14, mPseCra1.hap1, whole genome shotgun sequence, one region contains:
- the CREG2 gene encoding protein CREG2 isoform X1, with translation MCGRRGRQPGPRLCWLLCCSALLSPATGYVIVSSVSWAVTNEVDEELDSASTEEALPALLEDSGSIWQRSFPASAHEEESHLPPPEGTARARPPPAPPGMFSYRREGSARLRPGTARFLAHASAWGCLATVSAHEKIPGLPFGNCLPVSDGPLNNSTGVPFFYVTPKDLLVADLMKNPTASLLLPESEGEFCSPGGQKSEMSLMELRSRCWQGRFPLEALRGEFVSLPFSAPRGHPHLLASGPFLASSNLSIPFPGSYSSDFPPPCLRTLVISLGPPDNPG, from the exons ATGTGCGGGCGCCGCGGCCGGCAGCCCGGGCCCCGCCTGTGCTGGCTACTGTGCTGCAGCGCCCTGCTGTCCCCGGCCACGGGCTACGTGATCGTGAGCTCCGTGTCCTGGGCCGTCACCAACGAGGTGGACGAGGAGCTAGACAGCGCCTCCACCGAGGAGGCGCTGCCCGCGCTGCTGGAAGACTCGGGCAGCATCTGGCAGCGGAGCTTCCCGGCCTCGGCGCACGAGGAGGAGTCTCACCTGCCGCCCCCGGAGGGCACCGCCCGCGCCAGGCCGCCCCCTGCGCCGCCCGGGATGTTCTCCTACCGGCGCGAGGGCAGCGCGAGGCTGCGCCCGGGCACCGCCCGCTTCCTGGCCCACGCCAGCGCCTGGGGCTGTCTGGCCACCGTGTCCGCCCACGAGAAG ATCCCAGGACTGCCGTTTGGGAACTGCCTGCCGGTCAGTGACGGCCCCCTCAACAACAGCACGGGGGTTCCTTTCTTCTATGTGACACCCAAGGACCTCCTGGTGGCTGATCTGATGAAGAACCCCAcggcctccctcctgctgccgGAATCCGAAGGAGAGTTCTGCAG tcctggaggtcagaaatctgaaatgaGTCTTATGGAGCTacgatcaaggtgttggcagggcagGTTCCCCCTGGAGGCTCTGAGaggagaatttgtttccttgccgttttcagctcctagaggccacccGCATCTCTTGGCATCTGGCCCCTTCCTTGCATCATCTAACCTGTCGATCCCGTTTCCTGGATCCTACAGCTCTGATTTTCCACCTCCCTGtctaaggacccttgtgatttcATTGGGCccaccagataatccaggataa